One window of the Shewanella khirikhana genome contains the following:
- a CDS encoding M3 family metallopeptidase, translated as MRKSILALALISSAHVSSAVAEPLSLLTHQCQQLSFAGDFSQRFAENNARGSAEQARDFDRLTLGLNNLADQLSYFLAKPLPSAVRDSLLSCQIRLADEVATIVASPAFSRLSASFRETQDSEIAALGNAMAFMALSQLPQDDKARLHSGEASFMSHRRREGFSLNTAPECSIAGHHTSGADTAAAEEAQTAPVSIERQMASYLIHQPDSHCRELAWKAFQRRDNSSGSASLALIQQIRTAQARRAGFASFADLQLSRSFLDTQERVNDFLASTRPAPALAPWNIGLALKQAENHTDTLDSDSFLSQALAALGDFGIQAEAIHSRHWRLWLDGRLLGELMIADGAKPRLDMTRRAVFTRQFAQGLLSMPKALKGAEQAERLLQTLSDAISQMASSQRYYLLSRDSLSQETRQLASQWLAQTLAAKLDTAIPPKSEREVLASSHGLAQEYYRAALALAFFSNSDSAPDPFSTHFQGEWQDRDSQYQSSSALMQEGALLYRRLWYLRLSHYLNQHAQVSEHDIFTRLLVNPEQLSLDALLAQILGHSISRDELIRSIAHDIH; from the coding sequence ATGCGAAAATCCATTTTGGCGCTGGCGCTGATTTCTAGCGCCCACGTCTCTTCTGCTGTTGCCGAACCCTTATCGCTGCTGACACATCAGTGTCAGCAGCTCTCTTTTGCGGGCGACTTCAGCCAAAGGTTCGCTGAAAACAACGCAAGGGGCAGCGCCGAACAGGCCCGAGACTTTGACCGTCTCACGCTTGGGCTGAATAACCTTGCCGATCAGTTGAGTTACTTCCTGGCCAAGCCCCTACCTTCTGCGGTGCGGGACTCACTGCTGAGCTGCCAAATCCGTTTAGCCGATGAGGTAGCAACTATCGTCGCCAGTCCTGCGTTTTCACGCTTATCTGCAAGCTTTCGTGAAACCCAAGACAGCGAAATTGCCGCGCTTGGCAACGCCATGGCCTTTATGGCCCTGAGCCAACTGCCGCAGGATGACAAAGCAAGGCTACATAGCGGTGAAGCAAGCTTTATGTCTCACCGGCGCCGGGAGGGCTTTTCACTCAATACCGCTCCCGAGTGCAGTATTGCCGGACACCACACCAGCGGCGCCGACACGGCAGCTGCCGAAGAAGCACAAACCGCGCCGGTTTCCATCGAGCGCCAGATGGCCAGCTATCTTATCCATCAGCCCGACTCACACTGCCGGGAGCTTGCCTGGAAAGCGTTCCAGCGGCGTGATAACAGCAGCGGCAGTGCAAGCCTTGCGCTTATTCAGCAAATCCGTACGGCGCAGGCAAGGCGCGCGGGGTTTGCCAGTTTTGCTGATCTGCAGCTAAGCAGAAGCTTTCTTGATACCCAGGAGCGGGTAAATGACTTTTTGGCCAGCACTCGCCCAGCGCCAGCTCTGGCTCCCTGGAACATTGGCCTGGCTCTCAAACAGGCAGAAAACCACACTGACACCCTGGACAGCGACAGCTTCCTGAGTCAGGCACTTGCTGCGCTCGGTGATTTTGGCATCCAGGCCGAAGCCATTCATTCCAGACATTGGCGTTTGTGGCTCGATGGCCGTCTGCTTGGCGAACTGATGATTGCCGACGGCGCCAAACCGCGCCTCGACATGACCCGGCGCGCAGTCTTCACTCGTCAGTTTGCTCAGGGGCTGCTGAGTATGCCCAAAGCACTCAAAGGCGCCGAACAGGCCGAGCGCCTGCTTCAGACGCTTAGCGATGCCATCAGCCAGATGGCGAGCAGCCAGCGCTATTACCTGCTAAGCCGCGATAGCCTTTCGCAGGAAACCCGGCAACTGGCAAGTCAGTGGCTGGCTCAAACGCTGGCTGCCAAGCTGGACACCGCGATACCACCAAAATCCGAGCGGGAAGTGCTCGCAAGTTCCCATGGACTCGCCCAGGAGTATTACCGCGCCGCACTGGCGCTGGCCTTTTTCAGCAATTCAGACAGTGCACCTGACCCCTTCTCAACCCATTTTCAGGGTGAGTGGCAAGACAGAGACAGCCAATATCAAAGCAGCTCGGCATTGATGCAGGAAGGGGCTTTGCTGTATCGGCGGCTGTGGTATTTACGGCTTTCACATTACCTGAACCAACACGCACAAGTTAGCGAACACGATATCTTCACCCGGCTTTTGGTCAACCCCGAGCAACTTTCCCTCGACGCCTTACTGGCGCAAATCCTCGGGCACAGCATAAGCCGCGACGAACTGATAAGGAGCATTGCCCATGACATTCACTAA